The window GTCTTTACATTTCTGTGATTGTTATATGACAGTCCTTATCCCACATTTTACTAAACTAGAGTGAGCGAGCTGTaggttaaaattttgtgtcattgCTTTACAAACGCTCTGTgtaaagaatttctcatttgtgaggaCACACCAAGCCAGATAGGACTTGTgagctcattaatatcacatccgggatgagaaacttttacagaatctGTAGGTATGTTTCTCCTTAAACTTTTGTAATATGTGTAACTTTAGCTGACTGGTTAAGTGTCCATAGTTTCTCATGTGACTTCAGGCACCACTAGGGTTAGGAACGTAATTATTTTAGGCACCATTGTTCACCAGAgccaagcacactgcctggcctcccgtgggcatttaaaatatgttaagtgagAAGCCAAGAAATACAGGTGCTTGAGATTTAAAGGCTtgggcatttcaaagggatggggcccagggaagggatggggaaagctgGGAGTGTGCAGTGCCCTATAACTTCCTGCTTCCCCtaaatacacacaccctgcaggaAAGACCCCCCACCTGTATTCTCATAGcatcctgggcctgctggaacggaaagaggccagagcaggaagccccATTGCTCACATCAGTCCCCACCGGCTCCTAGAAAGGTACGAGAACCCAGTGGAAACACAGACCCCTCTAATATCTGATTCCtaccccgcacccccacccccacccccacccccactcacgcCTACCTGGTTGCTTGGGGATACAGACGATGCCTAGCAGAGTTtaggggaatgaggtggaattggTCCTTGCACTTCCGCCTCTCAAGCAGAGCACAAGGGACCAGTACAAGTGACTCAGGTCGAGGAAGACAAGGTGATGGTGTTGATGGACGCTAAGGACCCTTCTGGCTCTCCCTCACTATTCCTAGATCTCGGATTTCCGACCCCCACATCATGTAACTGTCAGAAACACTAACTCCGGTCTTTTCCCGTCTTGCTTTGCTTTTCACACTGAACTTATTGTCTGGTCCCTCAGTAACTTTCTAAGGCTCTCTTACTGCTCTTAAAAcaccctctctttctccttctaggGTCTCTGAATCTGGTGACCCCAGAGGGGGCCCCAGTCCGGGGGCTTCGAACTCCAGAGATCAACATGACTGAAGCAGTGGAGGCCGTAGGTATGTGCAAGGACGTTTGGGCCCGGGGTCCTGGTTGGAGGGTTAAGTGAATTCCAAGGGTAACAGGCACTGGTTTCCTCCCAGCTTAGGTCGGGGGTCTGCTCCAAGCCTTCTGGAAGCATGGAGTGCAGGTGTGGGCTCTAGGCTCAGACAAGGGAAGCTCCTGCATCCCAGCACCCACAACCCAGTCCCTCCTTCAAACATCTCATTCATCACACAGACGGGGAGAACTGAGTCAGGGTGTGAAGTCCTGGAGAAGCTTCCTCCAGTGTCAGTTCAGACTGGTCTCCCTTCTCTACCCCAGTTTCTCTTAGGTCCAGGGCTCATCCAGGGCCaccgtgtgaccttgggtaagggactttgcttctctctgagcctcagtctcccaactataaaatgggatCACTATAGAGATATGTGGGTTAAGAGCATgcaccagactgcctgggttggaatccagCTCAATGACCTTAGGCATATGACCTAATCTtcctgtgcctcactttcctcctctggaaaatggaatgaaaaatggtgcttGGCTCACAGAACACTATGTGTCAGACTTTGCCCTTACGcttttgtattttacttaatcCTTTTGGTCGCCTTTCAGGTAGGTATTATGATGTCAAAGGTTGGTATTCTGAGGTGCAGAGAGATTAAGtcacttgcttgaggtcacacagtggATAAGTGGTGTTAGCAAGACTGATTATTTCTGGACCTGAGGATTGCAGAGACTACCTCCCTGCTCTctttgagggagaggggaggagtctTCTAGACACTGACACATGCACCTTTTCCCCCAGCTGCTGCAGGAGCTGAGAGGCCCCACCCTCACCTTCCATCTGCTTGGCTCCCCCAGGTATGAGCTTGGGTAGGGGACCGAGGACTGGGAAGGGGGTGGCTTCTGATGGAGAGAGGGCATCCTGACATGTCCCCAGCCACCTGGATCTTTGGCCTGAACATTCTCTCACTTGGTCTCCCTGCTAGCATCTCTGCCCCCTATAGTCCATTCCCCAACACAGCAGCTGAGggggaattttcattttgtatttttattttagctttttattttgacatgACTTTTAGACTCTCagagaagttacaaaaataaaactaaaaattctgtatccccttcacccagattcctcatattttatttttcaaccacatttgcttttttcttctctttcatatacgtttagtattttttctatttgcatGTGAATTATAGACATGATGACATGATGCCCATTTATCCCTAAATACTTCAATATATGTGACCTATACCAACGCAAGGACATACTCTTACAAACCAAAATACAGCTGTCAAAATCAAGGAACTAACACTGAGCTCTCACTGCCTTCTAATTCACACACCCATTCAAGTCTCACCAGTTGTCCCAGTGATTCTCTTTATAAccaaaaatcattcttttttttttttttttctggtccaggacATGACCTAGGACAATGGGTTGCATTTGGgagtcatgtttattttttcttgaaccCGAAACAATTCTTCAgacttttctttgcatttcatgaccttgacacttttgaagcaTATGGGATATTTGTTTTACCAAACGTCCCTCAAGTTTGATTGAGGTTTCCAGGTTAGGCATTTTGGGCAGGAACACCACAGTAATGATGGTGTGTCCTCCTCACTGTATCAGATCAGGAAGCAGATGTCAGTTTGTCCCATTACAGGCAACGTTACCTTGGTTATTTGGACAAGGTGGAGTCAGCCAAGTTCCCCATTAGAAAtttacacttttttcctttgtattaataCGTATCTTTTCTGATGATTTGTTGAGATGTTTGTAAATTTGCTATTCCTCATCAGACTTCCACACACTAGTTTTACCTTTGATGATTTTTGCCTGAGTCTACTATTAGGATGGTTACTAAATGGTGGTTTTCTACTTTTATCACTCCTTCTACATGTATTGGTTAGCATTCTACTGCAATTAAGAGCTGTCCCTTCTCCACCATGTATGTTTGCATACATGTGCTGGTGTGTTCTTCCAGCATAGTCTcaatagtttccattttattctacGGGTTGTAATCTATTAGTATCATTATTTAGAAGCACAAATACTCCCAGATTTAGCCATGAGAGCCCCTTCAAGGACCTCTTTGATCTTTTGACATGACACAGGCGGACTTTTCAAATCCAGATCTGACTGTGTCAGCCTCCACCTATTCAACACCCAATCCTGGCCACAGCCCACACAACCATGACTTCTGCTGTcaagccccctcccacctcaaGGCCTTTGTGCAGGCTGTTCTCTCTGCTCAGAACACTCTTCCCTGCCCTTTCACCAAGTTCCCTCCTGAACCTCTTTCAGGCTCCAGCATCCACTCTTGGGGGGGCACCTTGGCCGACCCGTTGGGCTAGGATTCCTTGCTGTGTGCCTCACGCTGCTTTGCACTcacgtcattcactgattcatgttgggctgctgctccagactgagctcctcgacagcaggagccctgcctgctctcgCACTGCTGAAGCCCAGCATTGTGCTGGCACACCCTCTGTAGTCTCTTTTGTGAgtgtatgtatgaatgaatgaatgaatgaatgaatgagtaaatgatttttctcttccttccccaggcctgtggtagtggagacacgcccagcagatgatcTACTGCCCCCAGCAACCTCTATAACCAGGAATGagtccctggggttgggggtgggtgtttggaatcagtctctgcaccccctccccctcccagtgGACACAATATAGTGGACATAacatgcctgtgtctcccaataaatgtgattttatcctctgctgtcatcttggttttctggggggaggggaggagggccgaattcctggatgcctactgaccCCCCCACAAATTCAACGATCCAGTACAACTTCAGGGATGTAGCACAGATattatttctacagcacatggtcACCTCTCCACCAGCGGCCTTGGGAGGAGGATTTGGGGACTAAGGGGCTTGCTGTAAGAATAGGGCACTTGAAGTGTGagtgaagggccagctgtgggtgtctcagctaagctggtcctcatactgcttgcggaaacaatcaccagcaggGGAGACatcccaacatctctcttggtaCATCTTCCAGACATAAGACTCCtaggggttggggttggggaagAGTTGGTTGGTCACATCTTCAAATGCTTGATAAGATCTGAGCTTTTTACTGCCACCTGCTGAttgaacttttattaaaattctccATGTCCTTGCCCATTTTTCTCCCATTAACACCCCCTTACCTGACCCGTGTGTTCTGTCTCATCCTTGTTTATCAGACACATCAGGAAAAACCTGGGGTTGGAAGGGCTGTGAGAGCTAGGTCAGAACCAGCCTTACTTACCTTCTCCTGATTGGCTGGCTGAGAACCCACCCACATGGAAGCCACAGCCCTTTCCTAACTGACCAAAGCCCGGTATCCCTTCCCCGGATGTTGCCGGCCACGGCCCCACCCTCCTGATTAGCCAGCGGGCCCACACTCACATGTAATTGGCCAGGTTGTGCTCCTCTAGCAGGTGGGTCTCGAAACCATGCAGTGTCGTATCAAAGTCATCGCTGCCGATGCTGATGCCGCAGATGAAGCACTTGGTCTGTGGGTGGCAGGAAGCATCAGAGTCGAGGCCCATTTGACCCCCCCAGGGTCCTGTAATCCCTCTGGATCGCCCCCTGATATGGCCTACCTCCATATCGTCCCTCACTTTCTGTTGTTGGTCTCGGAGCTCACCAAGAGCGTCAGTGATCAGACCTGGGGAGGCCGGGTGCAAGTCAGTGCCTAATCTCTGACCAAATTCAGACTGCTCCTACTTCTAGCTACCCCCTTCTGAGCCTTGCCTCCCATTCCCTAATCTCTCATCTCCCTAATCTCACCCTGCTGCTTGAAAATAATacctagcatttattgagcacttagcaTGAGACCCTTACTACCTATGAATTGACTTATTTCTCACAACGACCCTATAAGACTAGTAtaattaatatccccattttacagatggagaaactgaggttcagagaggtaacttgcccaaagtctcacAGTAGGGAGAAACAGAGCCAGGTCAACCAGATCCCGGGCCTGCAATCTCAGAGGAGCTAGTCTGCCTCTGGGCATCCCCACTCCCACAACCCCGACCAGCACTGACCCTGGATGATGGCCAGCAGGATGACGAtgacaaagaagaagaaggtgaTGTCGAAGACCACCCGGTACAGCTCATATTCATCACCTGCTGGGTCCTCAATCTCGTCCCCAATGCCCCCACCAGCTCAGACACCCACGTACATGTGAAACAGTTAACACTGTGGGGGCAAGGTGAGAAGCACATTAGTCATGCATTCAATCATTCGGTATTCACAAAGTACCTACAGGACCCTGGGCTAGTGGGGCAGGAGTCTCACAGTAATGGCTGAGACAGCCCTGGGCTCCGCCCTCACATGGCATCAGACAGTGACAGCCCAGAAGTGATCAGGGTTGTGACAGGGACAGCTCAGGcagagggctgagggctgggacGGGGAAAGCACAGTGTAATCGGGGGCGAGATGGGGGGAGTACAGGAAGCGCTGAAGCTCTGAAAGCCTCACAAAGCCTGGGTGATCAGGCAAGGCTTCCTAGAAGCAGGGACATGTGTGAACTGGAACTTGAAGGAAGTGTTAGGTGGAAGAGAGTGTTCCAGACAGGGAAAACCACACATGCAACGTCACCACTGGGGAGGAAAGAAGACATCTCGTTCCTGTGAGGAAGTGAAAGAGGGTCAGTGAAGCTGGAAAGTAGAGCTCCCGTGAGCAAGAACAGCAAGAGGAATGAGGTCCAGCCGAtggtcaaggagggcttcctgtaGGAGGCAGCACTTAAGTTGAAAGGTGAGGCATCAAGGGAAGGGGTATTTGTACTCAGGGTctgaggtggaggtggggcagagagacCGTCAGATGCAAAGGGCTTGGGTTGGGAGGAAATACATGATCTTAGGGGAACTGAGGGGCACCAGGCAGCCAGAGAGCAAAAAGCAAGAAGGACTGTGGTTAGACTCAGGCCAGGCTAGCTATTCCCTGGCTATTCATAAGCCATGCTGAAGGCACTGGGGAACCAAGAGGAAGttctgagaagagagaggaacaTGGTCTGCCTGGCATGTGGGAAAGATTTTACACTGTCCTTTTTGTGTCCCTGGGAAGTGGGAGAACCTAGTTGTCTTAGGTAAGGGCTAAGACCAGTGACTGGAGGGAACAAGGCTGAGTGGCAAGGCCAGGTCTGGGTGGTGGGGCTCAAACGTCAGGCTGAGGAGCTGGATAGGTCCCAGGAGCACGGTGCCTGATTACAGGCCATCTTCTGAGATAAAGCCCTGggaaaattcatttaaatgtggCCCATGCCTCTAGTAGGAGAAACTCAATTTGGTTATGATCATCTCTAGTagactagaagagaaaaaaatgaaacctgcaTGGCATTCTTTGCgtgaaaattttaattacagaTAATGATGACAATAGCTCACCTCTATGGAATCCTTGATCCCTACCAGGCAGTGTTCTACAACTATTTATTCTTAGATGATCAGGGAACATCACTACGTCCTAAAAGCCACCCTAGGATTTAAGCACTGTTATTATAcactcatttcacaggtgaggacacCAGAGCATAGGGGAAGCTGAGTAGCCAACCCCAAAACATGTAGCTTGTAAGTCAGGCACTGTGCCTGAGCACCTTTCCAATaataacagctttaaaagctcaaATAATACGACAACAGTGGCTAACGTTTATCGAGCACTGTTCGAAGTACCTCACAAGTATCAGCTCACTGAACCCTCACGATAAGCCTACAAGGTAGGCACTGTTCCTAAGCCCCTTGGCAGATGGGAAACCTGAGGGTCAGGGGTGGTCGGAAGTTGCCCAAGAGCGTTGTGGGGAAGGGCTCACCGTCATCATGTCGTCACACTTCATGTCAGGCTCGTCCTCGTCCTCGCTCTTGTTGTAGAGCTTGCGGAAGAAGTCGAAGGCCACCACGGTGTACAGGTAGAGCACCACCGCCAGGAGGCCCACGGTCATCAccagctgggggcaggcagggggcgGGTCAGCGCCATGCTCAGCCGGCCCCTCCACCTTGCCCAGCC of the Camelus dromedarius isolate mCamDro1 unplaced genomic scaffold, mCamDro1.pat HAP1_SCAFFOLD_167, whole genome shotgun sequence genome contains:
- the LOC135320861 gene encoding LOW QUALITY PROTEIN: ryanodine receptor 1-like (The sequence of the model RefSeq protein was modified relative to this genomic sequence to represent the inferred CDS: substituted 2 bases at 2 genomic stop codons), whose amino-acid sequence is MDLSTLEITAHSERKPEPPPGLLTWLMSIGVKYQIWKFGVIFTDNSFLNLGWYMVMSLLGHYNNFFFAAHLLDIAMGVKTLRTILSSVTHDGKQLVMTVGLLAVVLYLYTVVAFDFFRKLYNKSEDEDEPDMKCDDMMTCXLFHMYVGVXAGGGIGDEIEDPAGDEYELYRVVFDITFFFFVIVILLAIIQGLITDALGELRDQQQKVRDDMETKCFICGISIGSDDFDTTLHGFETHLLEEHNLANYMFFLMCLINKDETEHTGQESYVWKMYQERCWDVSPAGDCFRKQYEDQLS